In Curtobacterium sp. TC1, the following proteins share a genomic window:
- a CDS encoding TetR/AcrR family transcriptional regulator, which produces MASARDRVLDSFVAIVCEDGERPATLDAVAARAGVSKGGLLYHFGSKAALVEGLCERLSDLSAIDVERMAEAEDGAARYFVRNCLFVGSELDLALLAASRLQQAGYEEAGRTLDDTENAWLATLVDALHDEPTAQAVKLLGDGLYHQASLGAASDGRPKRSTVDMEALLAVVDRLIATKPGA; this is translated from the coding sequence ATGGCCAGTGCCCGCGACCGCGTCCTCGACAGCTTCGTCGCCATCGTGTGCGAGGACGGCGAACGTCCCGCGACGCTCGACGCCGTCGCCGCGCGCGCCGGTGTCTCCAAGGGCGGGTTGCTGTACCACTTCGGCTCCAAGGCGGCCCTGGTCGAGGGGCTGTGCGAGCGGCTGTCCGACCTGTCCGCCATCGACGTCGAGCGCATGGCCGAGGCCGAGGACGGCGCCGCCCGCTACTTCGTCCGCAACTGCCTGTTCGTCGGCAGCGAGCTCGACCTCGCGCTCCTCGCCGCGAGCCGCCTGCAGCAGGCCGGCTACGAAGAAGCGGGTCGCACCCTCGACGACACCGAGAACGCGTGGCTCGCGACCCTCGTCGACGCACTCCACGACGAACCGACCGCCCAGGCCGTCAAGCTCCTCGGTGACGGCCTGTACCACCAGGCCTCACTGGGGGCGGCGAGCGACGGTCGCCCGAAGCGCAGCACCGTCGACATGGAGGCACTGCTCGCCGTCGTGGACCGTCTGATCGCGACGAAGCCCGGCGCGTGA